From the Streptomyces sp. Tu 2975 genome, one window contains:
- a CDS encoding sterol desaturase family protein, translating into MYAIPVFVLLVVVEALSYRFLPDDEESGYEVRDTVTSMSMGAGSQVVGLPWKAVAVVAYAALYTLSPWQLSASSVWTWVLLFFADDLAYYAFHRAHHRVRVLWASHVVHHSSVRFNLSTALRQSWTPMTTLPFWLPLALLGIPPWMILLQQSISLVYQFFLHTERVGTLWRPVEWVFNTPSHHRVHHGSNNVYLDRNYGGILIVWDRICGTFEPEGERVVYGLTKNITTYNPVRVAFHEYAATWRDVRRARRWRDRAGYLFGPPGWSPKAEV; encoded by the coding sequence GGCGCTGTCCTACCGGTTCCTCCCGGACGACGAGGAGAGCGGCTACGAGGTCCGCGACACCGTGACCAGCATGTCCATGGGCGCCGGGAGCCAGGTCGTCGGACTGCCGTGGAAGGCGGTCGCGGTCGTCGCCTACGCCGCGCTCTACACCCTCTCGCCCTGGCAGTTGTCCGCGTCCTCGGTATGGACGTGGGTGCTGCTGTTCTTCGCCGACGACCTGGCGTACTACGCCTTCCACCGCGCTCATCACCGGGTGCGGGTGCTGTGGGCCAGTCATGTGGTGCACCACTCCAGCGTCCGCTTCAACCTGTCCACCGCCCTGCGGCAGAGCTGGACACCGATGACGACGCTGCCCTTCTGGCTGCCGCTGGCGCTGCTCGGCATCCCGCCGTGGATGATCCTGCTCCAGCAGTCGATCAGCCTCGTCTACCAGTTCTTCCTGCACACCGAGCGGGTCGGGACGCTGTGGCGGCCCGTCGAGTGGGTCTTCAACACCCCCTCCCACCACCGTGTCCACCACGGCTCCAACAACGTCTACCTGGACCGCAACTACGGCGGCATCCTCATCGTCTGGGACCGGATCTGCGGCACCTTCGAGCCGGAGGGCGAGCGGGTGGTCTACGGCCTGACGAAGAACATCACCACCTACAACCCGGTGCGCGTCGCCTTCCACGAGTACGCCGCGACCTGGCGTGACGTACGCCGGGCGCGGCGCTGGCGGGACAGGGCGGGGTACCTGTTCGGGCCGCCCGGCTGGTCGCCGAAGGCGGAGGTGTGA
- a CDS encoding SpoIIE family protein phosphatase — protein sequence MDSTPSPSSSSAFDQVSQALGRYIPRGGAAAGPADAYGRRTARQPVSDNPAAGQQEQILGAVNLNQDLMITRCNLDAPVFAGLDAAAGKPFVDLLPPWDVPTVTRRLRQVVETGEAHVARIQRLRRSDGSELVVSLSILPAAAPEEGLTVSVIAMARRLHLYAAETAIGTSLDIGETAQSLAESLLAWGDVAAVDLDFAVWTGEGVTGQVQRRIRLRRAALVPDRAWPEGYITPGDDLPSDASRLLAQAVLRNDAPQTIVIPDREAVERVLDSPRVVRALVPVDRSAGVACIPLVLDGMPPVVLGVAEVWRRADCPFRDSELFDLQELVARTAHHVDLARQHQREHTQVLALQRRLLPRTGGDTVEIASVYQPATPDSAGVGGDWVNSFPLPDGRTALVVGDVVGHGLGAAATMGQLSMEARALLSAGLAPDEVLEHLDETVTLLDDAESGLAAGYSALGSTCCIALYDPVSHQVVLSSAGHLPPVLVTPDGHAGPLALRPHPGLGAEFALREPFDVHTFVVPPGSMLALYTDGLVEDPALPIDEGIDRLADAVSTVHPWDTLQQAARHVVSVLAPARQRDDVTLLLARMIGYRKGDTATLRLPARYDTPARARAQVFALLRQWRTRDDTRDKMVLLVSELVTNAVRFAAGPITVRLIRAGNGLLCEVGDTGNGRPRLRRGDLLDDGGRGLSVVHRLTTRWGVRWTDTGKVVWAEVAR from the coding sequence ATGGACTCCACACCCTCCCCCTCGTCCTCGTCGGCGTTCGACCAGGTCAGTCAAGCTCTGGGGCGCTATATCCCGCGCGGTGGAGCGGCCGCCGGTCCCGCCGACGCGTACGGCCGCCGTACTGCGCGTCAACCCGTATCCGACAACCCGGCAGCAGGCCAGCAGGAGCAGATTCTCGGCGCGGTCAACCTGAACCAGGATTTGATGATCACCCGCTGCAATCTGGACGCCCCCGTGTTCGCGGGTCTGGACGCCGCGGCCGGGAAGCCGTTCGTCGATCTCCTGCCTCCCTGGGACGTACCGACGGTCACACGGCGGCTGCGGCAGGTCGTGGAGACCGGTGAGGCGCACGTCGCCCGGATCCAGCGCCTGCGCCGCAGCGACGGGTCGGAGCTGGTGGTCTCGCTGAGCATCCTGCCCGCTGCGGCGCCCGAGGAGGGCCTGACCGTCTCCGTGATCGCCATGGCCAGGAGGCTGCACCTGTACGCCGCCGAGACCGCGATCGGCACCTCGCTGGACATCGGTGAGACCGCGCAGTCGCTGGCGGAGTCCCTGCTGGCCTGGGGAGACGTGGCCGCCGTCGACCTCGACTTCGCCGTGTGGACGGGCGAGGGAGTCACCGGGCAGGTGCAGAGGCGCATCCGATTGCGGCGGGCAGCCCTGGTGCCGGACCGGGCATGGCCCGAGGGCTACATAACTCCGGGCGACGACCTCCCCAGCGACGCGAGTCGCCTCCTGGCGCAGGCGGTACTGCGGAACGATGCTCCGCAGACCATCGTCATACCCGACCGGGAGGCGGTCGAGCGGGTACTCGACAGCCCTAGAGTCGTGCGGGCCCTCGTGCCCGTCGACCGGTCGGCGGGTGTGGCGTGCATACCACTGGTGCTGGACGGCATGCCGCCCGTCGTACTGGGCGTGGCGGAGGTCTGGCGGCGGGCGGACTGCCCCTTCCGTGACAGCGAGCTGTTCGACCTGCAGGAACTGGTGGCCAGGACCGCCCATCACGTCGACCTGGCTCGTCAGCACCAGCGGGAGCACACGCAGGTGCTGGCACTGCAGCGCCGACTCCTGCCACGGACCGGCGGCGACACCGTCGAGATCGCCAGCGTCTACCAGCCCGCCACCCCCGACAGCGCGGGCGTCGGCGGCGACTGGGTGAACAGCTTTCCGCTGCCGGACGGCCGTACAGCGCTGGTGGTCGGTGACGTCGTCGGGCATGGCCTGGGAGCTGCGGCAACCATGGGCCAGCTGAGTATGGAAGCCCGCGCGCTGCTGTCCGCGGGGCTCGCGCCCGACGAGGTACTGGAGCACCTGGACGAGACCGTGACGCTGCTGGACGACGCGGAGTCCGGACTGGCGGCCGGCTACAGCGCGCTCGGCTCGACCTGCTGCATCGCCCTCTACGACCCGGTCAGCCACCAGGTGGTGCTGTCCAGCGCAGGCCACCTCCCCCCGGTCCTGGTCACCCCGGACGGGCACGCGGGCCCGCTCGCGCTGCGCCCTCACCCCGGCCTGGGCGCCGAATTCGCGCTGCGGGAACCGTTCGACGTGCACACCTTCGTCGTCCCCCCGGGCTCCATGCTCGCTCTTTACACCGACGGCCTGGTCGAGGATCCCGCCCTGCCGATCGACGAGGGCATCGACAGGCTGGCGGACGCCGTGTCCACGGTGCACCCCTGGGACACCCTGCAGCAGGCCGCACGGCACGTCGTCTCCGTACTGGCTCCCGCCCGCCAGCGCGATGATGTGACCCTGCTGCTCGCGCGGATGATCGGCTACCGCAAGGGGGACACGGCGACCCTGCGGCTGCCCGCCCGGTACGACACTCCCGCTCGCGCCCGAGCGCAGGTCTTCGCGCTGCTGAGGCAGTGGCGCACCAGGGACGACACCCGGGACAAGATGGTGTTGCTGGTCAGCGAACTGGTCACGAACGCGGTCCGCTTCGCTGCCGGTCCCATCACGGTACGGCTGATCAGGGCCGGCAACGGCCTGCTGTGCGAGGTGGGCGACACCGGCAACGGCAGGCCACGCCTGAGGCGGGGTGACCTGCTCGACGACGGCGGTCGCGGCCTGAGTGTCGTGCACAGGCTCACCACCCGGTGGGGGGTGCGGTGGACGGACACCGGGAAGGTCGTCTGGGCGGAAGTCGCGAGGTGA
- a CDS encoding type III polyketide synthase yields MAAYLCPPAVIHGEHAVKTSQIVAEVSDRHPHAAWAPRIDGIAASTGIETRGWMLPLETTVAPGNVSGLRTIGIEPTQEALVRDGFTQQDVDRVVAALETVPAPQTVQERTAPAWEAVQSYGERAARGALQAAGLDASDVDCLITSNSTTPALPGLDIALANRLPLRSDVMLLPATQWACIAGTRSLALAADLVAADPDRVVLIVIAEALSTTYQPADDTLESLIVRLLFADTAVAAVVTGRPRPESVLRLDAAWHHTLPGTQDLHRLETRADGTHFVMDRRGPRAVQETVTAMWDWLHARYQDDPDSWHPDVLLAHPGGTRVLEYMEQTMPDAWPSGLLDYSRESYTSGNRGGAAVFDILRRAHDAGQQKPGNRAVLYAAAPGLTATALEGQWL; encoded by the coding sequence ATGGCCGCTTACCTCTGCCCTCCTGCCGTGATACACGGCGAGCACGCCGTGAAGACCAGCCAGATCGTGGCGGAGGTCAGCGACCGGCACCCGCACGCAGCGTGGGCGCCGCGGATCGACGGCATCGCGGCCAGTACGGGCATCGAGACCCGCGGGTGGATGCTGCCGCTGGAGACCACCGTCGCGCCCGGCAACGTCAGCGGCTTGCGGACCATCGGCATCGAGCCGACCCAAGAGGCGCTTGTGCGCGACGGGTTCACGCAGCAGGACGTGGACCGCGTGGTCGCCGCCCTCGAGACCGTTCCCGCGCCGCAGACCGTCCAGGAGCGCACGGCGCCGGCCTGGGAGGCCGTGCAGTCCTACGGGGAGCGTGCGGCGCGGGGGGCCCTGCAAGCAGCCGGGCTGGACGCCTCGGACGTCGACTGCCTGATCACCAGTAACTCCACCACCCCGGCGCTGCCCGGACTGGACATAGCCCTGGCCAACCGGCTTCCGCTCCGCAGCGATGTGATGTTGCTGCCGGCCACGCAGTGGGCCTGCATCGCGGGGACCCGCTCCCTGGCGCTCGCGGCGGATCTCGTGGCCGCGGACCCCGATCGGGTGGTCCTGATCGTCATCGCGGAGGCGCTGAGCACGACCTACCAGCCCGCGGACGACACCCTTGAGTCTCTGATCGTCCGGTTGCTGTTCGCCGACACGGCGGTCGCCGCGGTGGTCACGGGCCGCCCGAGGCCCGAGTCGGTGCTGCGGCTGGACGCCGCCTGGCACCACACCCTGCCCGGCACCCAGGACCTGCACCGCCTGGAGACACGGGCGGACGGCACCCACTTCGTGATGGACCGGCGCGGACCGCGCGCCGTACAGGAGACCGTCACGGCAATGTGGGACTGGCTGCACGCCCGCTACCAGGACGACCCCGACTCCTGGCACCCCGACGTGCTGCTCGCCCACCCCGGGGGGACCCGGGTGCTGGAGTACATGGAGCAGACGATGCCCGACGCGTGGCCCTCGGGGCTGCTGGACTACAGCCGGGAAAGCTACACCAGCGGCAACCGCGGAGGCGCGGCCGTGTTCGACATCCTGCGGCGGGCACATGACGCCGGGCAGCAGAAGCCCGGCAATCGCGCCGTACTGTACGCGGCGGCACCCGGGCTCACCGCCACCGCCTTGGAAGGGCAGTGGCTGTAG
- a CDS encoding DUF2254 family protein, protein MGVMTSWAAGFRLRQYAKASLWIVPMLGLVVGALLAELALAADSADWPPSGWHYSATTASGVLTAVVGAMVALLGFVVTIGVLVVQQATGTLSPRYMRLWYRDRLQKSVLATFTGTFAFAFSLLRSVEAESVPDLGVTLAGMAVAVSLVLLLIYLNRFTHSLRPVAIAELVEAMGEAVFTSGAAAIRGAAPRGAEAVPCRPTVR, encoded by the coding sequence ATGGGTGTCATGACGTCCTGGGCCGCCGGATTCAGGTTGCGGCAATACGCCAAGGCGAGCCTGTGGATCGTGCCGATGCTCGGTCTCGTTGTCGGCGCCCTGCTCGCCGAGCTCGCCCTGGCTGCCGACAGCGCCGATTGGCCGCCGAGCGGCTGGCACTATTCCGCCACGACGGCGAGCGGCGTGCTCACCGCCGTCGTGGGCGCGATGGTGGCGCTGCTCGGGTTCGTCGTCACCATCGGCGTGCTGGTGGTGCAGCAGGCCACGGGAACCCTCTCCCCCCGGTACATGCGCCTCTGGTACCGGGACCGGTTGCAGAAGTCGGTCCTCGCGACGTTCACGGGGACGTTCGCGTTCGCCTTCTCCCTGCTGCGCAGCGTCGAAGCCGAATCGGTCCCCGATCTCGGAGTCACCCTGGCCGGCATGGCGGTGGCCGTCAGCCTCGTGCTCCTGCTGATCTACCTGAACCGGTTCACCCACAGTCTCCGACCGGTCGCGATCGCGGAGCTGGTCGAGGCCATGGGAGAGGCGGTGTTCACGAGCGGCGCCGCGGCGATCCGGGGCGCCGCTCCCCGCGGAGCCGAAGCCGTGCCGTGCCGTCCGACGGTCCGGTGA